A region of the Polaribacter sp. L3A8 genome:
TGTTCAGAACCCATAACAATTGCTATTGGTTGATTAAAATTAACATCATATACAGAATCTTCTGTTTTTTCTGTTGCCGCAACTGTTTTAATGTCTGATGCTTGTAATAAGAATAAGGCATCTTTAATGTGATCTACTTTACAAATAGGAATTTTAAAAGCAGCACCAGCTGATGTTTTTATCGTTTCTGCATTTACGGGAGCACTTCCATTTTTCTGAATAATAATTCCGTTTACTCCAGAACATTCTGCAGTTCTAATGATAGCACCAAAATTACGTACATCAGATACTTGATCTAATAGTAAAAACAAAGGTGTTTTACCGCTTTCTACTGTTTTTTCAATCAGTTCTTCTAGATCGTAAAATTCTACAGGTGATATTTGTGCAACAGCTCCTTGGTGATTACTGTTTTTAGATAATCTATCTAATTTTTCAACAGGCACCATGCTTGTAGTAAGGTTATTTGTTTTAATTAATTTATTAAGTTCATAAAACAATTCTCCTCTTAATCCTTTTTGTAAGTATATTTTATTTATTGATGAACCACTTTCTATGGCTTCAATAATTGCTCTAATCCCAAAAATATTGGTTGTTGGTGTTGTTTCTGCTGTCATGCTGCAAAGGTATGTTAAATATTGAAAATATTGGACAAAAAAAAACCACCTCGCAAAGAGGTGGTTTTAACAAAATAATTTATTTAATGTTCATCTTCAGAGAACCCTGTTCTTTTATAACCTACAAGTTTGTATACTGTTCCAGCATCGTCAGAAAATTCTATATCTAAAGAAATTCCATCAGAAGTATTACCACCAGAGGTCGTTGCTGTTCCTTTGCTTATTGTAGCGTTAGTTATATTTATTGTTATTTCATAACCTTCATAATTACTAGCTAAATTAGAACCACCAAAAGTTAATTCATTTGTGTTTACAGGAGTTTTTGCCTTAAATTCCCAAAATGTACCTAAATCTTCAATCCACATTTCTTTTCCATTATCAGCAGCAGTATTATAAGTACTAAGATGATAATAGCTTCCAGTTCCATTAAGTTGTACAAACCAATCTCCAGCCATTTCAACAACAGATGTAGCTCCTGGGTCTGGGTCTCCTCCTTCATCACAAGATGTAAATCCTAGTATCAAAGTTAAGAAAAATGTGATTTTTAATAATTTTATATTTTTCATTTTATATTTTGTTTTAATTAAAATTGAACTTGCTCTAAATGTACTTCAAAAATAAAGTCGCCATCTCTCCAGTCAGTTTTGAAATCAATAGTTTTTGCAGCTGCGTTAACATTAAACTCTAGCATTTCAGCGGCTCCACCAAATGTTTTTACATCAAAGTCTTTATTAGCTATTGAGAAATCATTTGGACCATTTACTTTAATTGTAGCGCCCGGTGCTCCATAAGCAGTACCAAGAACTCTTCCTAACTCGTACCAAGCACCAATACCGTCTGAAATCTGGTAGATACCATCTGATTTTTTCCAAATCATTACATATTTCATATTTTGATATTGATCAGGTGCATCATCGTTTCTTGTAACAGATGAGATGTATAGACCCGAAAGATCATTTACAAGGTCTCCAGAATCAGCAATTATCACAGTTCGTCCTGCAGAAGCCAAAAAACCATCTTGATTCACTGCAGAATAAGAAACAGTATAGATATCTGAAACATCTTTACTAAATGGTAGTCCTCTATAAAGTCCAGCTGATATGGTTGTTGTTACATCCACGGCTGAACCGGCCTCTTCAGCTGTTGCTCCTGGTTCTAAGTATTCTGTGCCATTTTTTAATAAAACTTCCTGGTCTCCTGATAATGTAAAAACAGCAAAGTTTGTGATTCCTGAAATGTTAGCAGAATCATTCTCAACGCAGGCATTAAACATTAAGGCAACGGCTAATATTGTTGTATAAATTGATATTTTTTTCATTTTTATAATATTTAATTAATTAATTAATTAGCCCACCAAACTGGTATTGTAATTTTAACTATTTCTGGAGTATTTACATTTCTTATAACTTCAGAATTTGGAAATTCTAAACGTTGAGGAAATACATTATTTGTTGCACCATTTACAGAATAAGTAAAACCTGTTGGGTATCCAGTTCTGTTGTGTTCAAAAAATGACTCAAATCCATTACCAGGAAATGAAGATATCCATTTTTGCGTTATAATTGCTTCTATTTTTTGTTCAAGTGTACCTGTTGAAGGGTATGCATAAACTCCTCCAGTAGCAATATAAGAAGAACCATCTATTCCCCATTTATTAAAATTGGCTAGTACAGCAGCATCGTATAATGCTTTTGTGTTTGCCTCTGATTTGTATCTTAAATTAGCTTCTGCTTGTAAAAATAAACTTTCTTCCTCACTAATAAAATACACAGGTGTTGTAGGTGCTAATTCTACAACAGAGATACTAACAGGTGAAGCTGTACTACTATAATCTCCTTGTGCTAAAGGAGCACCAGCTCCATAAAATGAATTCAATCTTGGATCTCCGTTATTTGAAAGGTATTCATGCATTGTTGCACTTGCTCTTAGATTTGTTGAAACATTTAACTGTCTTCTATCTGACTCATATAAAGGGTTACTGTTAGATGGTAAATCTACGAAATTATGCATAGAAGCATCTTCTTTAAGAAAATTAGACAAAGTTGCAGCTTCTGAAGCAACACTTGACCTAGCTTTACTTTGTCTAAGAAGTATCTTTAGTTTTAAAGTGTTTGCAAATTGAACCCACTTATCCATATCACCAGCAAAAATAAAATCATCTTTTGCAGGTAAGCTTCCTATTGATGTAGTTAGATCTTTAGATAAAGCAGTATTTATATCTTCAATCATTAAATCATACACTTCTTCACCAGTATTAAACATTGGCGTAAAGTTATTTAAATCATTTGCTTCTGTATATGGTATTTGATCATACCAATCTGCTAAAATTTGAGAAGCATAAGATTCTAAAACTGTAGTTATTAAAAAGTAGTTCCAGTTTTCTTGAGCTAAAGCATTTCTTTTAATATTTCTAATATCACCTAATGCATCATACATATTATGCCAAGGACCATTGAAATTGGTAGAACCAATTTGGTAAGCATCAATTGTTCTATACTGGTTTGCAGCATTACTTTGAGTAAAATATTGTGACCATATACCTCCAATAATCGCTAATTCAGCACCTTGAGCACCAGCAATTCCAGCAATACCTGCAGGTAATTCTGTTGCAAATTCAACTCCCTCAGGTGAAAGTAAATCTGGGTCTCTGTTTATATCTAACTGATCATCACATGATGAGAAAAAGATTAATAAACTTAATAGAGAATAAATTATATTTTTCATTTTTATTGTTTTTAATTGATTAAAAAGATACTTTAAGACTCATACCATAAGCTCTTTGTGCAGGGTTTCCTGCAAACTCACCGAATTCACTCCTTAAATCACTACCATATGTTGATACTTCAGGGTCAACATAAGGATTGTCGTCTGGTGTCCAAAGGGCAAGATTTTTTCCGTAGAATGTTACAGATAATCTTGATACACCAATTGCATCTATTACAGAGTTAGGGAAATTATAAGATAAAGAAAGATCTCTTAATCTACCAAAGGTTTTATCAATAGTATGATTTGTTTCTCCAGCAGGATTACTTCCAGTACCAAAATAATCTGTAACTCCTCCAAAACTTACTGGTGTAGAGTTTTCTGAATAAGTTCCGTCACCATTATCATTAACTGAGTTTGGTATAATAAAAGGATTACGATCGTTGTAAGTTGTAGAAATTGCACTTCCTGTAAAGTTAAGAAGTCTATTTGTATAAGAATACATTACACCACCTTGTTTATAGTCTAGACTAAAAGACAACGTAAAGTTTTTGTATTTAAAGCTGTTTTGTAACCCCATTACAAAGTCTCTTTGAGATGTTCCAAGTTCTTGTTCTTCAGTTCCTAAAACTGCAAATCCAGTACTAGGGTTTACTATAGTTTGACCTGAATCTGTTGTTGCAGCTCCTGCAAATCTAAATACACCCAGTGGTCTACCTATTTCTGCATTAAAAGTTGTACCAAAAGCACTGTTAATGGCTAATCTATCAGATCCTTTTAAATCTGTAACTTTGTTTTTGTTTTTTGTAAAAGTATAAGTCATTTCCCAACTAAAGTCTTCTGTTTTTACAGGGTAACCACTTAATAATAATTCTATACCTTTGTTTGATACATCAGCAAAATTACCAGTTACTTGTGAATAACCTGTAGATCTAGGTAATAATCTATCAATTAACAAGTCTTTTGTTTGTTTGTCATAGTAAGCTGCATCTACTGTTATTCTATTATTAAAGAACCTTCCTTCTAACCCAACTTCATATTCAGTTGTTATTTCTGGTAAAAGAGAGTTGTTACCTAATTGCCCTGCTAATTCGAATGAATTTACACCATCTATTGGAAATGTAATATTACCAAAATAAGCACCAGCATTAGCTTTCACCAAAGTTGATTCTGTATTGTATGGGTCTGTGTCATTAGCAACTTGCGCAAAACCTCCTCTTAATTTTAGAAAAGATTCAGTATCATCCATAACAATACCACTTAAAGAAACCGATGGGTAAAAATATGAGTTGTTCTCTACAGGAAGAGTAGATGACCAATCGTTTCTTGCTGTTGCAGTTAAAAATAAACGATTTTTATAGGATGCAGTTGCAGATGCAAAAACTCCATAAGTTCTTCGTAATGTATTGTTTTGAGTAATTACTGGAGGAACAGCGCTATTACTTAATTCATAATAATTTGGAATATCTAATATTGAAATTGATGCTCCAAGGTAATCAGTTGATCTTTGATTAAAAGTAGCACCAAGTGTAGCGGCAATATTTAAATCGTCGTTTATATCATTATCATAATTAATAACTCCATAAGTATCGTATTCAATTCTCTCTACTTGAGATTCAGAAACACCACCAACAACTTCATTTACAGCTAAAAGATCCTGAGCAGACCCATCAGAATATTTTACCACTGCACCATTGCTTTTTACTTTTTGATTTGTTAAATCCATACTCATTTGCCAGGTAGCAGTTAATTTTGGTGCTAATTTATATGAAAGATTTACATTACCAAAAACCCTGTTACTTTTTATCTTTGTTGAATTTTCATTTAAAGACCAATAGGGATTTTGTGCATACGGAGTATAAAACCAATCATTTGTGTTAAAAATATTACTTTGATCTTCCATATCAACGATACTTATATCTCTTGGTACCTGAAGTAATTCTTGCATAAATATTTTTCCTTGACCAGCGTCATCTCCCTGCCCTGTATTTGTAGCATTTTGTGCTTTTTTTATAAAGTTAATAGTAGTACGGATTTTAAATTTCTCGTTTCCTACACCTCCATTAAAACTCAATGCTTTTCTTTTGTATGAGTCTGCGTCAGTAGGTATTACCCCATCACTATCTGTATCTGTAAAGCCTAAAGAAAAATCTGAATTTGCTCCACCACCGCTAACACGAATAGAGTTAGTATATGTTTCTCCAATATTGTAAACATCTTTTACATTATTAGGTAAAGCAGAATAAGGTTTTAATTGTTGAGAATTATTTACAATTTGCCCCCAAACTCTTACTTTGTTATCATAGGCAGGTCCCCAAGACCCATTTTCATTAGAAGCACCACTTCCACCTGTCGGTAATCCTGATGCATTAGAGCCATTCCAACCTTGACCAAAAGAATCCTGTAAATGCGGGATTCTTGAAACCTCAGCAAATTCCATAGAACTATTGATGTCAACTTTTACTTTTGAATTTGTTTTACCTCTTTTTGTAGTAATAAGAATTACACCTGTAGAACCTCTAGATCCATAAAGAGCAGTAGCAGAAGATCCTTTTAAAACGTTTATTGACGCGATGTTATTTGGGTCTATATCATTTATACCTGTACCACCGTCAAAAGATCTATCTGTAGAAGTAGAACCATTGGCAGAGTTATTGATAGGAGAACCATCAACAATATACAAAGGCGCATTTGAACCTTTAATAGTACTAAAACCACGAATTATCACTTTTGTAGAAGAACCAGGTTGTGATGGAGAAGTAATATCAACACCTGCTATTTTTCCAGATAAAGATTCAAAAGGGTTGTTTGTTGTTACTTTAGTTAATTCTTCAGCGCTAATAATTGTAGCTGCATAACCCGTAGATCTTTTTTGTCGTTTTTGACCAAAAGCTGTAACAACAATCTCGTCTAAAACACTTTCGTCTTCTTCAAGTATTATGTTAATAGTACTTGATGAATTAACTGATTTAGTTATTGTTTTGTAACCTATATAGCTAAAACTTAAGACATCGCCTTGTTTTACACTAATAGAGAACTTTCCATTAAAATCAGTTTGAGTTCCATTTTTCGTGCCTTTAATAGCTACACTTACTCCAGGTAGTGTACCAGATGAATCTGACACCGTCCCAGAAACTTTTTTTTCTTGTGCAAAAGATATTTGCATCAGAAACGCTAATAGTAGCGTTAAAAATCCTTTAAACTTTGTTTTCATTATTGAATATATTTGAATTAATTGGTTCAAATATCATGCTTTATTATTAAATAAGCAATTAAATTTGTTAAAAAAGGTTAAAAAGTGTTAACTAAACATAATTACTTGTGGATGCTTAAAAGTAGTTTTTCCAGTTGATTATCAGTTTAACGCTTTTAAAATCAATGTTTTGTTTGTTTATTTTGCCTACAGCAAGGCTAAGGTTAATTTGTGAAGTATTTGTGTTGAATAAATAACCTAGCCCTAGACCCAAAAGATTTTCATTTTTTGAGTTTATATTTATTTTTCCTATATCTAGCAAAGTGTATAAATATGATTTCTCTGAAGTTAAATATCGATATTCTATATTAAAGAAAGTATAGTTTTTTGTAAGTATGCTTTGTTCGTTAAATCCTCTGATACTATTTGCGCCTCCAATTCTAAAAAGTTCATTATTTATATAGAAGTTAGAATTTAGGTATCCAATTTTATTTTTGATGTAAATGCTGGTTCGTAAATTTAAATCCCATAGATATGAAATTGTAGATTCAAATTTAAATTGATTGTTAGATTTTTCACTTACCTTCCTTTGACCAAAACTTGGGTTAATTTCTAAATAAAATTTATTGTTAAAAAAAACATCGTTTTTAGGAATACTATATTTTAGTTGTAATCCTAAAAAATAATTGTCATAACTTTCAATATTATTGGTTAAATTCTCTACTAGTTTTTCTGAGGTTTCAGAATTATAAGTTAAGGCTAGTTTTATTTTATTGTTAATGTGATAAGAAATTTTTGTGTCAAATTTTGAGCTTAAGAAACTAGAATCTTGTTTGTATATAAGGAAAGATAGTTCTGGGCTAAATTTTAAATTGAATATATATGGTATTTCTGTAGATAATTTTAATTCTTGTCTTTCTTCTCCTATGCTGTTCCAATAAAGACCAAATCTTTCACCGCTATTAAGTATGTTGTTTAATTTTAGATCTATATTTCCATTAAATAAAACATCTCCGTTATCTTTAGATGCAAAACTCACAATCCCGTCAAAACTATTATTTACTTGTTTTTTTAAATACATATATAATAAGGTGGAGTCTTTTGTGAATAAAACTTCAGTAGGTTTTATTTCTGATACAAATGGTATGCCTTTGGTTGCTATAGATATGTCTTTAATTTTTTGTTGGTTAAAAAGAGTGTTTTGTTTTAAATTAAAATAATTTTTTAAATATGATTTAGGGAAATTTTCATAACCTTTTACTTTTACTTGATTGATGATTCTTTTGTTAGAAGGATTGATATTTAAATCAGCAAATAAAGTTTTGTCTTTAATTACTATATTTTGAAGCTGAACTTTAGAAAATGATTTACCTTCATCATCTAATGTTTTAGAAATTTTTAATAAACTAGTAGATAGTTTTTCAATAGGGATAGAAATAGTATTCCCTTTTAAATTTGACTTTTCGAAATAAATTTTAGAAACGGAGTTTAATTTAATTACTGCCACATCTATTTTGTTGTTTAAATTATAAAAAACAATGTAATCTTTTTTTAAATTGACAATACTATCAATTGTATTTGTAAAATAACCAGATTTTTTCAAGTACTCAGAAACTCTATCGATTTCTAAATTTAGAGTTTTGATTTTTTTGTGTTTCTTCTGATAATCTATTTTTTCTAAAGCAATTATTTCTAATTTATCTTTAGACGTAATTTTTAAAGTGAAACCTTGTGCATATATTCCTTTAAAAGAAAATAAGATAAATAGAATTATTAAGTAAAGATTCTTTTTTTTGTTCAAAATTGATATAATAGGTGTGTCAAATGTAAAAGAAAATCATAAAATTTAATCAAAAAATAAAGATTAAGAAAAAATAACTTGCTGATACTTGAATAATTAGAAAATAATTGTACATTTGCGGACTCTTAAAAAAGAGTAAAGGTTTAATTATAAACGAAAAACAGTAATAATTTAGTATGCCAACTATTCAACAATTAGTTCGTAAAGGAAGAACCAAAATAACTAAGAAGAGTAAATCGGCTGCTTTGTCGTCTTGTCCTCAAAGACGTGGAGTTTGTACTCGTGTTTATACTACAACACCAAAGAAACCTAATTCAGCAATGCGTAAAGTTGCCAGAGTTAGATTGACAAATGGTAATGAGATAAACGCATACATTCCAGGTGAAGGACATAACTTACAGGAGCACTCGATAGTATTAGTTAGAGGTGGAAGGGTAAAAGATTTACCAGGTGTTAAATATCACGTAGTACGTGGTGCATTAGATACAGCAGGTGTTGAGGGGAGAACCCAGAGACGTTCAAAGTATGGTGCAAAACGCCCAAAGAAGTAAGAGTTACAAGTTAGAGGTTGTGAGCTTTTAAGGTTAATGTTTCTGTGTTTAAGGGGTTTTCTTAAATGTCGGGTTTTAAGCTTATGGTTAATAACTGAAGGTTAGTAACAAATTAATTAACTTTTTTAATGTAAAAGACATGAGAAAAAGAGCAGCAAAAAAAAGAGTCTTATTACCGGATCCAAAATTTAACGATCAGTTAGTAACGCGTTTTGTGAATAACTTAATGTGGAGCGGTAAGAAGTCTGTAGCGTTTAAAGTGTTCTATGACGCTTTAGAGTTAGTAGAAGAAAGAAAAGGAGAAGACGAAGAGAAATCGGCTTTAGAGATTTGGAAAGATGGTTTGTCAAATGTAATGCCTCACGTAGAAGTAAGATCTCGTCGTGTTGGTGGTGCAACATTCCAAATACCAATGCAAATTAGACCAGACCGTAAGGTGTCTATGGCTATTAAATGGATGATTTTGTATACTCGTAAGAGAAACGAAAAAACTATGGCACAGCGTTTAGCTGCTGAGATTTTAGCTGCGGCTAAAGAAGAAGGAGCTGCAGTTAAAAAACGTACTGACACACATAAGATGGCAGAAGCAAATAAAGCATTCTCACACTTCAGATTTTAATAGAAATGGCTAGAGATTTAAAATATACAAGAAATATTGGTATTGCAGCGCATATTGATGCTGGTAAAACCACAACTACTGAACGTGTATTGTTTTATACAGGTGTTTCTCACAAGATTGGTGAGGTGCATGATGGAGCAGCTACGATGGACTGGATGGAGCAAGAGCAAGAAAGAGGTATTACAATTACTTCTGCTGCAACTACTTGTACTTGGCAATTTCCAAAAGAAAATGCTGAAGTTCTTCCAGAGACTAAAGATTACCATTTTAATATTATTGATACTCCAGGTCACGTTGATTTTACTGTAGAAGTAAATAGATCATTACGTGTTTTGGATGGTTTAGTTTTCTTATTTTCTGCAGTTGATGGTGTTGAGCCTCAATCGGAAACTAACTGGAGACTTGCTGATAACTATAAAGTGCCTCGTATCGGATTTGTTAATAAAATGGACCGTCAAGGATCTGATTTTATGATGGTTTGTGGTCAGGTAAAAACAATGTTAGGTTCTAATGCAGTGCCAATTGTTTTAAATATTGGTGATGAAGAGAACTTTAAAGGTATTGTAGATCTAGTTAAAAATAGAGCTATTATATGGCATGAAGAAGGAATGGGAGCAACATTTGATGTTGTTGATATTCCTGAAGATTTAAAAGAAGAAGCTAAATTATTACGTGCTAATCTTATTGAAGAAGTAGCAAGTTATGATGAGAATCTTTTAGAGAAATTTATGGAAGATGAGAATTCTATTACAGAAGATGAAGTGCATGCTGCACTTAGAGCTGCTGTTATGGATATGGCTATCATTCCTATGATTTGTGGTTCTGCGTTTAAAAACAAAGGTGTTCAGTTTCTTTTAGATGCTGTATGTCGTTACTTGCCTTCTCCGATGGATAAGGAAGGTATTGTTGGAATAAATCCAGATACTGAAGAAAAAGAATTACGTAAGCCAAATGTAGATGAACCTTTTGCTGCTTTAGCATTTAAAATTGCTACGGACCCTTTTGTTGGTCGTTTAGCATTTTTTAGAGCATATTCTGGTCGTTTAGATGCAGGTTCTTATGTTTTAAATAACCGTTCAGGTAAAAAGGAACGTATTTCTCGTATTTATCAAATGCATGCGAATAAGCAAAATGCAATTGATTATATTGAAGCTGGAGATATTGGTGCTGCTGTAGGTTTTAAATCTATTAAAACAGGAGATACTTTAACTGCTGAAAAATTCCCTCTTGTATTAGAGTCTATGGATTTTCCAGACCCAGTAATTGGTATAGCTGTAGAGCCTAAAACAAAAGCAGATGTAGATAAATTAGGTATCGGACTTGCTAAGTTAGCAGAAGAAGATCCTACTTTTACAGTGCGTTCAGATGAAGCTTCAGGACAGACTATTATTTCTGGAATGGGAGAGTTACATTTAGATGTACTTGTAGATCGTTTAAAACGTGAGTTTAAGGTTGAAGTTAATCAAGGACAACCTCAGGTAGAATATAAAGAAGCAATCACTGCTGTAACTGATCATAGAGAAGTTTATAAAAAGCAATCTGGTGGTCGTGGTAAATTTGCTGATATTGCATTTACTATTGGACCAGCTGATGAAGGTGTTCAAGGTTTACAATTCGATTCTGTAATTAAAGGTGGTAATGTTCCTAGAGAATTTGTTCCTTCTGTAGAGAAAGGTTTCAGAGAAGCTATGAAGAATGGTCCTTTAGCAGGTTACGAAATGGATTCAATGAAAGTTACTTTAAGAGATGGATCTTTCCACGCAGTGGATTCTGATGCATTATCTTTTGAGTTAGCTGCAAGAATGGGGTATAAAGCTTCTGCAAAATCTGCAAAAGCAAAAATCATGGAACCTTTAATGAAGGTTGAAGTGTTAACTCCTGAAGCTAACATGGGTGATATCGTTGGAGATTTAAATAGAAGAAGAGGTCAGGTTAATGACATGAGTGATCGTGCTGGATCTAAAGTTGTAAAAGCAATTGTTCCTTTATCTGAGATGTTTGGATATGTAACAGCTTTAAGAACGATGTCTTCTGGTAGAGCAACTTCTACTATGGAATTTTCACACTATGCAGAAACTCCTTCAAATGTATCTGAAGAAGTAATCGCAAAATCAAAAGGATAATCTACTTAATAATTACAAGATGAGTCAAAAAATTAGAATTAAATTAAAGTCTTACGATTACAATTTAGTAGATAAATCTGCTGAAAAAATCGTAAAGACGGTAAAAAGTACTGGAGCTGTAGTAAACGGACCAATACCATTACCAACACATAAAAAGATTTTTACTGTATTACGTTCTCCACACGTAAACAAAAAATCTAGAGAGCAATTTCAATTAGCTTCATACAAAAGATTGTTAGATATCTATAGTTCTTCTTCGAAAACTATTGATGCTTTAATGAAACTTGAGTTGCCAAGCGGTGTAGAAGTTGAGATCAAAGTATAAGTAAATATTAACTTTCGGTTTAATTTTGTTAAACCGAAAGTTTTTTATACTTTTGCAATCCGATTTATAGTCGGAACACTATTTTTTGAGTAAAATTGAAAAATGGTAACATGTCCAGAGCGTTTCGCGAAGGAAAAACGGAAAAAACAAAATCAGCGTTGAATTTGTTTGCGCTGTTTTTTTTGGTTGAAACTTAAAGGACGAGAATGAAACAATTGTTTCGAAAAAATAATTATTAATAGACGCGCTGGATAAATATCTATCGTCTAAAATTTTAACTAAATGTCTGGGTTAATAGGAAGAAAGATTGGAATGACCAGCTTATTTGATGAAAACGGGAAGAATATTCCTTGTACAGTAATCGAAGCAGGTCCTTGCGTAGTTACCCAAGTCAGAACCGAAGAGGTTGACGGGTACACTGCGTTGCAACTTGGTTTCGATGACAAAAAGGCGAAGAGTTCTAACAAAGCGTTAGACGGTCACTTTAAAAAAGCTGGCACCACTGCTAAAAGAAAAGTCGTTGAATTTCAAGGGTTTGAAGAAGAGTATAAATTAGGAGATTCTATCACAGTATCTCACTTTGAAGAAGGTGAGTTTGTTGATGTGTCTGGAGTTTCAAAAGGAAAGGGTTTCCAAGGTGTTGTAAAGCGTCATGGGTTTGCTGGTGTAGGTCAAGCTACTCACGGTCAGCATAACCGTTTAAGAGCTCCGGGTTCTATTGGTGCTGCATCTTATCCTGCAAGAGTGTTCAAAGGAATGCGTATGGCAGGTAGAATGGGTGGAGATAAAGTGAAAGTTCAAAACTTAAAAGTATTAAAAGTAGTTGCTGAAAAGAACTTACTTGTTGTTAAAGGAGCAATTCCTGGACACAAAAATGCTTTTGTAACTATTCAGAAATAATGAAAGTAGCTGTTTTAGATATTACAGGAAAAGATACAGGTAGACAAGTTGAACTTTCTAGCGATGTATTTGGTATTGAGCCTAATAATCATGCTATTTATTTAGATGTTAAGCAATACTTGGCGAATCAACGTCAAGGAACGCACAAGTCTAAAGAAAGAGCAGAAATTACAGGTTCTACAAGAAAGATAAAAAAACAAAAAGGTACTGGTACTGCAAGAGCAGGTTCTATCAAGTCTGGAGTTTTTAGAGGTGGTGGTCGTATGT
Encoded here:
- a CDS encoding ShlB/FhaC/HecB family hemolysin secretion/activation protein codes for the protein MNKKKNLYLIILFILFSFKGIYAQGFTLKITSKDKLEIIALEKIDYQKKHKKIKTLNLEIDRVSEYLKKSGYFTNTIDSIVNLKKDYIVFYNLNNKIDVAVIKLNSVSKIYFEKSNLKGNTISIPIEKLSTSLLKISKTLDDEGKSFSKVQLQNIVIKDKTLFADLNINPSNKRIINQVKVKGYENFPKSYLKNYFNLKQNTLFNQQKIKDISIATKGIPFVSEIKPTEVLFTKDSTLLYMYLKKQVNNSFDGIVSFASKDNGDVLFNGNIDLKLNNILNSGERFGLYWNSIGEERQELKLSTEIPYIFNLKFSPELSFLIYKQDSSFLSSKFDTKISYHINNKIKLALTYNSETSEKLVENLTNNIESYDNYFLGLQLKYSIPKNDVFFNNKFYLEINPSFGQRKVSEKSNNQFKFESTISYLWDLNLRTSIYIKNKIGYLNSNFYINNELFRIGGANSIRGFNEQSILTKNYTFFNIEYRYLTSEKSYLYTLLDIGKININSKNENLLGLGLGYLFNTNTSQINLSLAVGKINKQNIDFKSVKLIINWKNYF
- the rpsL gene encoding 30S ribosomal protein S12; amino-acid sequence: MPTIQQLVRKGRTKITKKSKSAALSSCPQRRGVCTRVYTTTPKKPNSAMRKVARVRLTNGNEINAYIPGEGHNLQEHSIVLVRGGRVKDLPGVKYHVVRGALDTAGVEGRTQRRSKYGAKRPKK
- the rpsG gene encoding 30S ribosomal protein S7, encoding MRKRAAKKRVLLPDPKFNDQLVTRFVNNLMWSGKKSVAFKVFYDALELVEERKGEDEEKSALEIWKDGLSNVMPHVEVRSRRVGGATFQIPMQIRPDRKVSMAIKWMILYTRKRNEKTMAQRLAAEILAAAKEEGAAVKKRTDTHKMAEANKAFSHFRF
- the fusA gene encoding elongation factor G → MARDLKYTRNIGIAAHIDAGKTTTTERVLFYTGVSHKIGEVHDGAATMDWMEQEQERGITITSAATTCTWQFPKENAEVLPETKDYHFNIIDTPGHVDFTVEVNRSLRVLDGLVFLFSAVDGVEPQSETNWRLADNYKVPRIGFVNKMDRQGSDFMMVCGQVKTMLGSNAVPIVLNIGDEENFKGIVDLVKNRAIIWHEEGMGATFDVVDIPEDLKEEAKLLRANLIEEVASYDENLLEKFMEDENSITEDEVHAALRAAVMDMAIIPMICGSAFKNKGVQFLLDAVCRYLPSPMDKEGIVGINPDTEEKELRKPNVDEPFAALAFKIATDPFVGRLAFFRAYSGRLDAGSYVLNNRSGKKERISRIYQMHANKQNAIDYIEAGDIGAAVGFKSIKTGDTLTAEKFPLVLESMDFPDPVIGIAVEPKTKADVDKLGIGLAKLAEEDPTFTVRSDEASGQTIISGMGELHLDVLVDRLKREFKVEVNQGQPQVEYKEAITAVTDHREVYKKQSGGRGKFADIAFTIGPADEGVQGLQFDSVIKGGNVPREFVPSVEKGFREAMKNGPLAGYEMDSMKVTLRDGSFHAVDSDALSFELAARMGYKASAKSAKAKIMEPLMKVEVLTPEANMGDIVGDLNRRRGQVNDMSDRAGSKVVKAIVPLSEMFGYVTALRTMSSGRATSTMEFSHYAETPSNVSEEVIAKSKG
- the rpsJ gene encoding 30S ribosomal protein S10 yields the protein MSQKIRIKLKSYDYNLVDKSAEKIVKTVKSTGAVVNGPIPLPTHKKIFTVLRSPHVNKKSREQFQLASYKRLLDIYSSSSKTIDALMKLELPSGVEVEIKV
- the rplC gene encoding 50S ribosomal protein L3 → MSGLIGRKIGMTSLFDENGKNIPCTVIEAGPCVVTQVRTEEVDGYTALQLGFDDKKAKSSNKALDGHFKKAGTTAKRKVVEFQGFEEEYKLGDSITVSHFEEGEFVDVSGVSKGKGFQGVVKRHGFAGVGQATHGQHNRLRAPGSIGAASYPARVFKGMRMAGRMGGDKVKVQNLKVLKVVAEKNLLVVKGAIPGHKNAFVTIQK